The genomic stretch CTGATACTTCCCCGGCCCGTACACCGCATGCTGCAGCGCCTTCACGTAGCCCGACGCGCCGTTGTTGAACACGCACAGCACATAGTTGGCACCGATGCGCTTCGCCGTCTCGATCTCGCCGATGGTCATGTTGAAGCCGCCATCGCCGGTCAGGCCGACCACCCGGCGCTTCGGACCGGCGGCCATCTGCGCGCCCATCGCACCCGGCGCGCCATAGCCGATGGAGGCGAAGCCGCGATCGGCGATGAAATGCCGCCCGGCCGCCTTGGTGTCGAACAACAGCCCGCCCCAATGGCCGGCGAAGCCACCATCCGCCACCAGGATATCGTCTGCCGCCATGGCGATGTTCAGTTCGTTGATCAGGCGGCCGACATTGATCGGCGTCTCGTTCGATTCCAGCCGGTCGGCCGCACCCACGCGCCAGGCGGCCATGCGCGGGGCGACGGCGCCGGCGAAGTCGGCGCGTTCCTCGGGCAGGGCGCCGCGCGGCAGGGCGATCAACAGGTCGGACAGCGCCAGGCGCGCATCGGCGGCCAGCGCCACATCGGCACGGGTGGTGCGGCCGATTTCTTCCGGCACGATCTCGATATGCACGACCGGCACGCCGGCCGGCATCAGGGCGAAGCGCCTGGTGGCAATCTCGCCGAGCTTGCAGCCGACCACGATCAGCAGGTCGGATTGCGCGATGAAATCGTTGGCGATGCGCGAATACCGCCCGAAGACGCCAAGCGACAGGCGATGCGTGCAGGGGATGGCCCCCTTGCCGGACATGGTGTGCGCGACCGGGATGTTCTGCGCCTCGGCCAGCGCCAATAGCGCGTCATGCGCGCCGGAGATGTGGATGCCGCCACCCACCAGCAGCATCGGGCGCTTGGCCTTCGCCAGGAGCGCGGCGGCGCGCTCGACCTCGTCCGGGTCGGGGCGGGTGCGGCGGGCCTGCGCCATCAGCGTGCCGGGGTCGGCCCAGATCTCGTCGGCGGCGAAGTCGTGTTCGCCGTGGGCGACATCCTCGGGCACGTCCAGCACCACGGGGCCGGGGCGGCCGGAGGTGGCGATGGCGAAGGCGCGGCGGACCAGTTCGGGGATGCGCTTGGTATGCTCGACGCGGATCAGTTCCTTGCAGGCGGGGCGCAGGATTTCGACCTGCCGGGCCTCCTGCGTCATGTTCTTCCAGGCGTGCTCGCGGTTGGCGTCGCCGGTGATGGCGACCATCGGGATGCCGGCGTTCAGCGATTCCACCAGGCCGGTGACGAGGTTGGTCGCCCCCGGCCCGAGCGTGGCGTCCACCACGCCCGGCCGGTTGGTCACGCGCGCCCAGGCATCGGCGGCGAAGGTGCCGCAGCGTTCGTCGTTGATCAGGTGGTGCTTGAGGCCGAGCGCGCGGCAGGCCTCGTAGAAGGGCAGCAGCTGGAAACCGCCCATGCCGAACATCGGGCCCACCTGGTGGGCCTGGAGCATGCGCGCCAGAGCCTCGCCGCCAGTGATGGTGAGGGTCGTGTTGGATGCACTCACGCGCGGTGGTCCTTCATGCTGGCGTCGGCGAGCAGGGCGACGGCGTCGCGGACCGTCCCGCCGGGCGTCAGGCCCAGCGATGCGGCGCGCGCATTGACGGCGGAGACGATGCCGGTCTCGACGGCGGAACGGCCATCGCCGATCCGCGCCGTCCAGGCGGAATAGGTGGCCGCGGCGATGCCACGCGCATCCAGCGCGGGCAGGCGGGTGAAGCCTGCGCCGTCGATCCCGCCATCGGCATCGTTGTAGAGCGCGGCAAACACGGCGGCGCGCGCGGCGGTCTCGGGTCGTCCGCCGAGCAGAGCGCCATGGCTGCCGGTGACGACGACCGTGCCGTCATCGGCGGGCGTCATCAACGAATTGGAATCCATCGCGGATGCGCGCGGTCCGATGGCGAAGCGCGATTCCACGCTGGCCGGTGCATCGACCGCGGGCACCGGCGCGCCGGCCAGCCGGCGCGCGGCCTCGCGGCACCACATGCCAGGTTCAACGCCCAGGGCTGCCGCGGCGGCGTTCACCTCGGTGACGATTCCGCGGCCCAGCATGTCGAAGCCATCGCCGATGCGTGCGGTGCGGTGCGAACAACAGGCGGCCGGTATGCCGAGGGGGTCCAGGTAATCCAGCCCCGCGATCCCCGCGCCCTGCAGCCCGATGCCGGCATCGTTCAGCAGCACGCCGGCGACGCGCGCCTTGGCCGCGAGATACGCCGCATAGATCCCGCCATGCGACCCGCCGACGATGACGCGCCCTTGCGCCTCCGGCCCCAGCCGGGTGACGCTGTCCACCACGATCAGCCGGTCCAGCATGCGGCGTTCCTTGCTCCCGTGGCGGGAGTAGAGCGCGGGCGGAGGACTGGCAACAGGGGGAGGGATCGGCATGTCGGGCACGTCCAACGAGACGGCGCGGCGGATGGCGATGCTGCGCGACATGGCGCGCATCCGCGCCTTCGAGCGCGAGGCGGTGGCGGCGATGCGTTCGGGCGAAGCGCCGGGCGTGGTGCATCCGTCCATCGGGCAGGAGGGTGTCGCCGTCGGTGTCTGCGCGAACCTCAAGCGCGCAGACCGGATTACGTCGACGCATCGCGGGCATGGCCACGCCATCGCCAAGGGCGCGGATGCGCGCGCGATGATGCTGGAACTGCATGGCCGCGCTGGTGGGTCCTGTGGTGGTAAGGGCGGGTCGATGCACATCGCGGATTTCGCGGTGGGAATGCTCGGCGCGAACGGGGTCGTCGGCGCGGGCATTCCCATCGCGTGCGGTGCGGCGCAGGCGATCCGGCTGACCAAGGAAGACGCGATCGTGGCGTGCTTCTTCGGCGATGGCGCGGTGAATCGTGGGCCGTTCCTGGAAGGGATGAACTGGGCCGCGCTGTATCGCCTGCCGGTGCTGTTCGTCTGCGAGGATAACGGCTTCGCCGCCTTCACGCGCAACAGCGCGGTGACGGCCGGCGGCGGCCCCGCGGTGCGCGCCGAGGCCTGCGGCGTGCCCGCCACGGCGGTGGATGGCGAGGACGTGCTGGCCGTCGATGCCGTCACCGCTGACCTGGTCGCGCGCATCCGCGCCGGCGCCGGCCCGCAATTCCTGCATGCGATATGCTATCGCTGGGAAGGCCACACCGGCACCGACGCCGCAGCGTACAGGCCGGCCGACGAAGCGGCCGCCGCGCGCGGGCGCGACGCGATCCGCCGCCTCGCCGCCGTGCTGGAGGCCGAAGGCATCGCCGCCGGCGAGATCGCCGGCATCGAGGCACAGGCCGCGGCCGAGATGGCATCGCACCGCGCCGCCGCCATGGCCGCGCCCTGGCCTGATCCGGGTGCAGCCTATTCCGACGTCCAGGATGCGGGGGCGCCGGCATGACGCGCATGACTTTCGCGGAAGCCGCCCGTTGCGCGCTGGCCGCCGAGATGCGCCGCGACCCGCTGGTCTGGGCGCTCGGCGAGGACCTGGTGCAGGGCGGCATCTTCGGACAGTACAAGGGCCTGGCCGGCGAGTTCGGTACCGACCGCATCGTCTCCACGCCGATCAGCGAAAGCACCATCATGGGCGCAGGCCTGGGTGCGGCGCTGTGCGGCACGCGGCCGGTGATCGAGATGCGCATCGCCGACTTCACGCTGTGTGCGATGGACGAACTCGTCAGCCAGATCGCTAAGGTGCGCTACATGTTCGGCGGGCAGGGACGCGCCGCGCTGGTCGTGCGGATGCCGCAGGGCATGTGGCGCAATTCTGCCGCGCAGCACAGCCAATGCCTGGAAGCCTGGCTCACCCATATCCCGGGGCTCGTCGTGGTGGCACCCGGCACGCCGGCGGATGCTGCCGGGCTTCTGGCCGCGGCAATCCGCTCCGACGATCCGGTGGTGCTGATGGAACCCAAGAACCTCTGGACGACGGAAGGCGAGGTTCCCGACGACATCACGCCGGTGCCGTTCGGCATTGCCCGCCACGCGGCGGAGGGCGATGCGCTCACCGTCGTGACCTGGTCCGCGACCGTGCCGGTGGTCGAGCAGGCGGCGCGCGAGAGCGGCATCGCCTGCGACGTCTTCGACCTGCGCAGCCTCTGGCCCTGGGACGAGGCGGCGGTGGTGGCCTCGGTTCGGCGCACCGGACGGCTGCTGGTGGTGCATGAGGCTGTGACCGTCTCGGGCTTCGGGGCGGAAATCGTCGCGCGCGTGGTCGAAGGTGTGGGCCCCGGCGGGTTGCGTGCGATCGAGCGCCTCGGCGCCCCGCGCGCGCCGGTGCCGTTCAGCCCGCCGCTGGAGGATGCGATGCGCATTACGCCCGCGCGCGTGGCGCAGGCGATCCGGCGCGTCGCCAATACCTGACGCGCGCGAGCCGAGGCTTCGGCACGATTTTGCGCCGCAGGCATGTGCGGTGGCCGATGCTGCTCCGCGCAGCGCGCGGTGAAGCAGCGCATTGCCGCGCTTGCGCGATCCGGCGCAGCCGTGCTCGGGTCCGCGCCTGACATCCGCAGGAGCATCCGCCATGTCCATCCAGATCGGCCAGATCGCGCCCGATTTCGAGGCCGACACCACCCAGGGCCGCATCCGTTTCCATGACTGGATCGGCGATGGCTGGGCCATCCTGTTCAGCCACCCCAAGGACTTCACACCGGTCTGCACGACCGAGCTCGGCACCATGGCCGGCCTCAAGCCCGAGTTCGACAAGCGGAACTGCAAGATCATCGGCCTATCGGTGGACCCGGTGGAGAGCCACCACCGCTGGGAAGGCGACATCGCCGAGGTCACCGGCCACGCGGTGACCTATCCGATGATTGGGGACCCGACGCTCGCGGTGTCCAAGGCCTACGGCATGTTGCCGGCGGATGCGGGCGCGACCTCGGAAGGGCGCACCGCCGCGACGAACGCCACGGTGCGCGTGGTGGTCTTCATCGGCCCGGACAAGCAGGTGAAGGCGTACCTGGCCTATCCGATGACCGCAGGGCGCAATTTCGACGAGGTTCTGCGCCTGCTCGACAGCCTGCAACTGACCGCGAAGCACAAGGTCGCCACGCCGGCCAACTGGAAGCATGGCGAGGACGTGATCATCGCCGGTTCGGTCAGCAACGAGGACGCTAAGACGCTGTTCCCGGACGGCTGGCGCGAGCCCAAGCCCTACATCCGGATCGTCCCGCAGCCGGGCGGCTGAGGCTCCGGCGGGGCAGGCGAAAATCCTGCCCCGCCGGCACGCCAGGGTGGTAGCGTTCCCGCCAACGACATTGGGAGGGAACAGCATGCCGCACGCATTGCTCGCGCGCCGTCGCGCCATCCTGCTCGCTGCCGGCGCGATTCTCGCGCGCCCTGCGCTGGCGCAG from Roseomonas fluvialis encodes the following:
- a CDS encoding thiamine pyrophosphate-binding protein, whose translation is MSASNTTLTITGGEALARMLQAHQVGPMFGMGGFQLLPFYEACRALGLKHHLINDERCGTFAADAWARVTNRPGVVDATLGPGATNLVTGLVESLNAGIPMVAITGDANREHAWKNMTQEARQVEILRPACKELIRVEHTKRIPELVRRAFAIATSGRPGPVVLDVPEDVAHGEHDFAADEIWADPGTLMAQARRTRPDPDEVERAAALLAKAKRPMLLVGGGIHISGAHDALLALAEAQNIPVAHTMSGKGAIPCTHRLSLGVFGRYSRIANDFIAQSDLLIVVGCKLGEIATRRFALMPAGVPVVHIEIVPEEIGRTTRADVALAADARLALSDLLIALPRGALPEERADFAGAVAPRMAAWRVGAADRLESNETPINVGRLINELNIAMAADDILVADGGFAGHWGGLLFDTKAAGRHFIADRGFASIGYGAPGAMGAQMAAGPKRRVVGLTGDGGFNMTIGEIETAKRIGANYVLCVFNNGASGYVKALQHAVYGPGKYQSSDLGETDYAAAARAFGCHGLRVESPDALAGAIREGLANTSTPTILDVIVTRDPARMLPGTDNRTLKVEKGDRPV
- a CDS encoding thiamine pyrophosphate-dependent dehydrogenase E1 component subunit alpha, which gives rise to MSGTSNETARRMAMLRDMARIRAFEREAVAAMRSGEAPGVVHPSIGQEGVAVGVCANLKRADRITSTHRGHGHAIAKGADARAMMLELHGRAGGSCGGKGGSMHIADFAVGMLGANGVVGAGIPIACGAAQAIRLTKEDAIVACFFGDGAVNRGPFLEGMNWAALYRLPVLFVCEDNGFAAFTRNSAVTAGGGPAVRAEACGVPATAVDGEDVLAVDAVTADLVARIRAGAGPQFLHAICYRWEGHTGTDAAAYRPADEAAAARGRDAIRRLAAVLEAEGIAAGEIAGIEAQAAAEMASHRAAAMAAPWPDPGAAYSDVQDAGAPA
- a CDS encoding peroxiredoxin; this encodes MSIQIGQIAPDFEADTTQGRIRFHDWIGDGWAILFSHPKDFTPVCTTELGTMAGLKPEFDKRNCKIIGLSVDPVESHHRWEGDIAEVTGHAVTYPMIGDPTLAVSKAYGMLPADAGATSEGRTAATNATVRVVVFIGPDKQVKAYLAYPMTAGRNFDEVLRLLDSLQLTAKHKVATPANWKHGEDVIIAGSVSNEDAKTLFPDGWREPKPYIRIVPQPGG
- a CDS encoding alpha-ketoacid dehydrogenase subunit beta; the protein is MTRMTFAEAARCALAAEMRRDPLVWALGEDLVQGGIFGQYKGLAGEFGTDRIVSTPISESTIMGAGLGAALCGTRPVIEMRIADFTLCAMDELVSQIAKVRYMFGGQGRAALVVRMPQGMWRNSAAQHSQCLEAWLTHIPGLVVVAPGTPADAAGLLAAAIRSDDPVVLMEPKNLWTTEGEVPDDITPVPFGIARHAAEGDALTVVTWSATVPVVEQAARESGIACDVFDLRSLWPWDEAAVVASVRRTGRLLVVHEAVTVSGFGAEIVARVVEGVGPGGLRAIERLGAPRAPVPFSPPLEDAMRITPARVAQAIRRVANT